In Flavobacterium cerinum, one genomic interval encodes:
- a CDS encoding S9 family peptidase, translating into MNYFKKSLFLLLLTSLSAVAQQKITLEEIWSGAFRTQGMTALEAMKNTNQYTVLNYDRGTRSSQIDLYDFATLNKVATLIDSKDFKQLEGIDSYTFSADEKKILIANNSDQIFRHSFVADYFIYDIAKKTLTKLADYKVQEPTFSPDGTKIGYAHENNLYVYDLTTQKHTQITNDGKKNHVINGITDWVYEEEFSFVRAFDWNAGSDKIGFIRFDETEVPEFSMDMYNQGLYPTQYVFKYPKAGEKNAVVSLHIYDVKAGATKKINLNNYNDFYIARIKWTNEANTLSAQVLNRHQNNLDLLFVDGNSGAVKVALNEKDKAYVDVTDNLTFLKDNSFIWTSEKDGFNHIYHYDKNGKLINQVTKGKWEVTNYYGFDSKSNTIFYQSVENGSINRDVYSIKLNGKDKKRLTTETGTNAGTFSPNFDYFINSFSSAKNAPKYTLHEIKTGKLIKTIVSNEALESKVAKYDLPTKEFLELTTEKGHRLNAWILKPKDFDPNKKYPVFMYQYSGPGSQQVNNDWNNTDDYWFSMLTQQGYIVACVDGRGTGFKGAEFKKCTYKELGKLEVEDQIDAAKVIGNYPYVDKTRIGIFGWSYGGFMSSNCIFQGNDTFKMAIAVAPVTSWRYYDSVYTERYMQTPQENASGYDNNSPINHVSKLKGNFLLVHGTADDNVHVQNTMKMVEALVQANKQFDWAIYPDKNHGIYGGKTRLQLYTKMTNFIKEKL; encoded by the coding sequence ATGAATTACTTTAAAAAATCGTTATTTCTACTGTTACTGACATCGTTGTCGGCAGTAGCACAACAGAAGATTACGCTCGAAGAAATCTGGAGCGGGGCTTTTAGAACGCAGGGAATGACTGCATTAGAAGCCATGAAGAATACCAATCAGTATACCGTTCTGAATTATGATCGGGGTACACGGTCTTCACAAATCGATTTATACGACTTCGCAACACTGAATAAAGTGGCTACGTTAATCGACTCCAAAGACTTCAAACAACTCGAAGGAATTGATAGTTATACCTTCAGTGCGGATGAAAAGAAAATTTTAATTGCAAATAATTCCGATCAGATCTTCCGCCATTCTTTTGTAGCCGATTATTTCATCTACGATATCGCAAAAAAAACACTGACCAAACTGGCAGACTATAAAGTTCAGGAACCTACTTTCTCACCGGACGGAACAAAAATCGGTTATGCTCACGAAAATAACCTGTACGTCTACGACCTGACAACTCAAAAACACACTCAAATTACTAACGACGGAAAGAAAAACCATGTAATTAATGGTATTACGGACTGGGTTTACGAAGAAGAATTCTCTTTTGTTCGTGCTTTCGACTGGAATGCCGGTAGTGATAAAATAGGATTTATCCGTTTTGATGAAACTGAAGTACCGGAATTTTCAATGGATATGTATAATCAAGGATTATATCCGACGCAATACGTATTTAAATATCCGAAAGCAGGAGAAAAAAATGCAGTGGTTTCCCTACATATATATGATGTAAAAGCCGGAGCGACTAAAAAAATCAATTTGAACAATTATAACGATTTCTATATCGCACGTATCAAATGGACTAATGAAGCGAACACTTTAAGTGCACAGGTTCTAAACAGACATCAGAATAATTTAGACCTTTTGTTTGTTGATGGAAACTCCGGTGCAGTGAAAGTAGCTTTAAATGAAAAAGACAAAGCTTATGTAGATGTAACGGACAATTTAACCTTTTTAAAAGACAATAGCTTTATCTGGACAAGCGAAAAAGATGGTTTTAACCATATTTATCATTACGATAAAAACGGAAAACTGATCAATCAGGTAACAAAAGGGAAATGGGAAGTAACCAATTACTACGGATTCGATAGTAAGTCAAATACAATCTTTTATCAGTCAGTAGAAAACGGTTCAATTAACCGCGATGTTTATAGTATCAAATTAAACGGAAAGGACAAAAAAAGATTAACAACCGAAACCGGTACGAATGCAGGAACGTTCAGTCCTAATTTCGACTATTTTATCAACTCGTTTTCAAGTGCGAAAAATGCACCGAAATATACACTTCACGAAATTAAAACAGGTAAGCTGATTAAAACCATTGTTTCCAATGAAGCGTTGGAAAGCAAAGTGGCAAAATACGATTTACCGACTAAAGAGTTTTTAGAACTGACAACAGAAAAAGGGCATCGTTTGAACGCCTGGATTCTGAAACCGAAAGATTTCGATCCGAATAAAAAATACCCGGTATTTATGTACCAATATTCCGGACCGGGATCACAACAAGTTAACAACGATTGGAACAATACCGATGATTACTGGTTCTCCATGTTAACACAGCAAGGTTATATCGTAGCTTGTGTAGACGGAAGAGGAACTGGTTTTAAAGGCGCTGAATTCAAAAAGTGTACTTATAAAGAATTAGGAAAATTAGAGGTAGAAGATCAGATCGACGCTGCAAAAGTGATCGGAAACTACCCTTATGTTGACAAGACCAGAATTGGAATTTTTGGTTGGAGTTACGGAGGTTTTATGTCATCGAACTGTATTTTTCAGGGGAATGACACTTTTAAAATGGCCATCGCTGTGGCTCCGGTTACAAGCTGGAGATATTATGACAGCGTTTATACAGAACGATATATGCAAACCCCACAGGAGAATGCATCCGGATATGATAACAATTCACCGATTAACCACGTGAGCAAATTAAAAGGAAACTTCCTTTTGGTTCACGGAACTGCCGACGACAATGTACATGTGCAGAATACCATGAAAATGGTAGAAGCATTAGTACAGGCAAACAAACAGTTTGACTGGGCTATTTATCCGGACAAAAACCACGGTATTTACGGTGGGAAAACACGTTTACAATTGTATACTAAAATGACCAACTTTATTAAAGAAAAACTATAA
- a CDS encoding hydroxymethylglutaryl-CoA reductase, degradative — protein MTKAIAGFSKLSKEEKINWIVSTHFSNPESAKKIITQYWNSDEALQKLHDEFIENTISNFYMPLGVAPNFIINGKNVTIPMAIEESSVVAAASKAAKFWSNRGGFKTTVISTEKIGQVHFIYKGDTAKLQAFFTQIKPKFFSETDSITKNMQKRGGGILDIELRDKTDELAHYFQLHATFNTKDSMGANFINSCLEQFATTLKEAALTYADFSDEEKQLQVVMSILSNYVPNCIVRAEVSCPVSDLKEDKHISQEEFAEKFVRAVQIAEIEPYRAVTHNKGIMNGIDAVVIATGNDFRAVEAGVHAYASRKGRYSSLSHAKVENGIFTFWMEIPLALGTVGGLTALHPLVKMALEMLEHPSAEELMQIVAVAGLAQNFAALRSLTTTGIQQGHMKMHLMNILNQFNATERERQQVTSHFEHNTVSHSAVVDYLASLRK, from the coding sequence ATGACGAAAGCTATTGCTGGATTTTCGAAGTTGTCGAAAGAAGAAAAAATTAACTGGATTGTCAGCACCCATTTTAGCAATCCTGAAAGTGCCAAAAAAATCATCACTCAATATTGGAATTCAGACGAAGCCCTTCAAAAGCTTCACGATGAATTTATCGAAAATACGATTTCGAATTTCTATATGCCTTTGGGTGTGGCGCCTAACTTTATAATCAACGGAAAAAATGTGACGATCCCGATGGCTATCGAAGAGAGTTCTGTGGTAGCCGCAGCTTCAAAAGCAGCAAAATTCTGGTCCAATCGCGGTGGTTTTAAAACTACCGTTATCAGTACCGAAAAAATCGGCCAGGTTCATTTTATTTACAAAGGTGATACAGCCAAATTACAGGCCTTTTTTACCCAAATTAAGCCAAAATTCTTTTCCGAAACCGACAGCATCACTAAAAACATGCAGAAACGCGGCGGCGGAATTTTAGATATTGAACTACGGGATAAGACCGATGAACTGGCTCATTATTTCCAACTCCATGCGACTTTTAATACTAAAGACAGTATGGGCGCCAATTTCATCAACTCTTGCCTGGAACAGTTCGCTACAACCTTAAAAGAAGCCGCTTTGACTTATGCTGATTTTTCAGATGAAGAAAAACAACTTCAGGTTGTAATGAGCATTCTATCCAATTATGTTCCCAATTGTATTGTACGTGCCGAAGTATCCTGTCCGGTTTCCGATTTGAAAGAAGACAAACATATTTCGCAGGAAGAATTTGCTGAAAAATTCGTTCGTGCCGTCCAAATAGCCGAAATAGAACCTTATCGCGCCGTAACACACAATAAAGGAATCATGAACGGAATTGACGCTGTTGTAATTGCTACCGGAAATGATTTTCGTGCCGTTGAAGCCGGTGTTCATGCTTATGCTTCCCGCAAAGGTCGTTACTCAAGTCTTTCGCATGCTAAAGTAGAAAACGGTATTTTTACTTTTTGGATGGAAATCCCTTTAGCTTTAGGAACGGTAGGCGGTTTAACGGCTTTACATCCTCTGGTTAAAATGGCATTAGAAATGCTTGAACATCCGTCTGCTGAAGAATTAATGCAGATTGTGGCTGTTGCCGGACTTGCGCAGAATTTTGCGGCTTTACGCTCCTTAACAACTACCGGAATCCAACAAGGTCATATGAAAATGCACCTGATGAACATATTGAATCAATTTAATGCGACTGAAAGAGAACGCCAGCAAGTGACTTCTCATTTCGAGCATAATACGGTTAGCCATTCAGCTGTTGTTGACTATTTAGCATCACTACGTAAATAA
- a CDS encoding peptide MFS transporter: MSEQKVKQGHPKGLWVLFGTEMWERFNFYGMRALLTLFLVNSLLMKEADASLIYGGFLGLCYLTPLLGGFIADRFFGNRNCILLGGFMMAVGQLLLFTSATVFPTNLSLATTLMWTALGIIIFGNGFFKPNISSMVGSLYPKQEKTKLDTAFTIFYMGINIGAFLGQFICPFVGDVKDSGGIRDIHAFKWGFLAAAIAMLIGTVLFYILKNKYVVTPEGKPIGGVPSGHDTGDYEEGESQKAHFSPLSLGLAIVAFIGLFSLFHYFTDGDNVVKTIIYPIIYASGLTLAGLILSDKTLTKVETQRIWVIYIVSFFVIFFWAAFEQAGSSLTFIADNQTDRNFFGWNMPPSMVQIFNGLFVVIFAVPFSILWDKLRNAGKEPTSPFKQATGLMLIAISYFIIAHSVKDLGNNGLLAIYWLILLYLIQTFGELCLSPIGLSLVGKLAPKRFASLAYGVFFISNAAGYALSGTLGSILPATGDKFNKAKELGIDLQAILDKTVTPTAEQLKLLADNQISSQNPVFAGFEIHNLYEFFMVFVVLCGIASIVLFLLTPVLKKMMHGVK; this comes from the coding sequence ATGAGCGAACAGAAAGTAAAACAAGGACATCCAAAGGGACTTTGGGTATTATTCGGAACCGAGATGTGGGAACGTTTCAATTTCTACGGAATGCGTGCGTTGTTAACTTTATTCCTGGTTAATTCATTATTAATGAAAGAGGCAGATGCTTCTTTAATTTATGGAGGATTCTTAGGTCTTTGTTATTTAACACCTCTTTTAGGCGGGTTTATTGCCGACCGTTTCTTTGGAAACAGAAACTGTATTCTGTTAGGAGGTTTTATGATGGCTGTAGGTCAGCTGTTACTGTTTACCAGTGCAACAGTTTTCCCGACAAATTTATCATTAGCTACTACGTTAATGTGGACAGCACTTGGGATTATTATCTTCGGAAACGGATTTTTTAAACCGAATATTTCCAGTATGGTAGGAAGTTTATATCCAAAACAAGAAAAAACAAAATTGGATACGGCTTTTACTATTTTCTATATGGGGATTAACATCGGTGCATTTTTAGGACAATTTATCTGTCCGTTTGTAGGAGATGTTAAGGATTCGGGAGGAATAAGAGATATTCATGCTTTTAAATGGGGATTCTTAGCCGCAGCAATAGCAATGTTAATTGGAACTGTTCTGTTCTATATTCTTAAAAATAAATATGTAGTTACACCGGAAGGGAAACCTATCGGTGGAGTGCCTTCCGGACATGATACGGGAGATTACGAAGAAGGAGAGTCTCAAAAAGCTCATTTTTCACCACTTTCTTTAGGATTAGCAATTGTAGCATTCATCGGATTATTTTCACTCTTTCATTACTTTACCGATGGTGATAATGTGGTAAAAACAATTATTTATCCAATTATCTATGCGAGTGGTTTAACACTGGCAGGTTTAATTTTATCGGATAAAACATTAACAAAAGTAGAAACACAAAGAATTTGGGTTATTTATATTGTTTCGTTTTTCGTAATTTTCTTCTGGGCAGCTTTCGAACAAGCCGGATCTTCATTGACATTTATTGCAGATAATCAAACTGACCGTAACTTTTTCGGATGGAACATGCCGCCGTCAATGGTACAGATCTTTAACGGATTATTCGTTGTAATATTTGCTGTTCCGTTCAGTATCTTATGGGATAAATTAAGAAATGCAGGAAAAGAGCCTACTTCACCTTTTAAACAGGCTACAGGATTAATGCTTATCGCAATTAGTTACTTTATTATTGCGCATAGTGTAAAAGATTTAGGAAACAACGGATTATTAGCTATTTACTGGTTAATCTTATTATATCTTATTCAAACTTTTGGAGAATTATGTTTATCACCAATCGGATTATCATTGGTTGGTAAATTAGCACCAAAACGTTTTGCTTCTTTGGCATATGGTGTATTTTTTATTTCAAATGCTGCTGGTTATGCATTATCCGGAACATTAGGATCAATCTTGCCGGCTACCGGAGACAAATTCAATAAGGCAAAAGAATTAGGAATCGACCTTCAGGCGATTTTAGACAAAACCGTTACGCCAACAGCAGAACAGTTAAAATTATTAGCCGACAATCAAATCAGTTCGCAAAACCCGGTTTTTGCAGGATTTGAAATTCACAATTTATATGAATTCTTTATGGTATTCGTTGTATTGTGTGGTATTGCATCAATTGTTTTATTCTTATTAACTCCGGTTCTTAAGAAGATGATGCACGGTGTAAAATAA
- a CDS encoding GYDIA family GHMP kinase has product MKKTFYSNGKLLLTGEYVVLDGAKAIALPTKFGQYLDIEKGSDQLINWKSYDADSSIWFEDSLSFDSIRNKENFGSEAGIKNTLVEILYEASLLNPDFLNTDTGYTITTRLTFPRLWGLGTSSTLINNIAQWLGIDAYRLLESSFGGSGYDIACAQYNTPIIYQLTRFKRPQVTPLKLDLPFQNNLFFVYLNQKQSSKSAIMSYYDKQQRIDKTIPKIDALTDAILTAEDLQLFGTLIDKHESMLSDILEMETVKERFFYDFKGVLKSLGAWGGDFILAISANDPTPYFKEKGFPVVIPYQDMIL; this is encoded by the coding sequence TTGAAGAAGACTTTTTACAGTAACGGAAAACTTTTACTCACCGGCGAATATGTTGTATTGGACGGCGCCAAAGCCATTGCTCTTCCAACAAAGTTCGGTCAGTATCTTGACATAGAGAAAGGATCGGATCAGCTAATTAACTGGAAAAGCTATGATGCCGATTCCAGTATTTGGTTTGAGGACAGCCTTTCCTTTGACAGTATCCGGAATAAAGAAAATTTCGGATCGGAAGCCGGAATCAAAAACACTTTGGTGGAAATTCTATATGAGGCTTCGTTACTCAATCCTGATTTTCTGAATACCGATACCGGTTATACCATAACCACACGATTGACATTTCCTCGTTTATGGGGACTTGGCACATCGTCTACTCTTATCAACAATATTGCACAATGGCTCGGAATTGACGCCTACCGTCTGCTAGAGTCGAGTTTTGGCGGCAGCGGTTATGATATCGCCTGCGCCCAATATAATACTCCTATCATTTATCAATTAACCCGATTTAAACGACCTCAGGTAACGCCTCTCAAACTGGATTTGCCTTTTCAGAATAATCTGTTTTTTGTTTATTTGAATCAGAAGCAAAGCAGTAAATCGGCTATTATGAGTTATTACGATAAACAGCAGCGCATTGACAAAACAATTCCAAAAATCGATGCGCTTACTGATGCGATACTGACTGCCGAGGATTTACAGCTATTCGGCACACTCATTGACAAACACGAAAGTATGTTAAGTGATATTCTGGAAATGGAAACGGTTAAAGAACGTTTCTTCTACGATTTTAAAGGCGTATTAAAAAGTCTTGGCGCCTGGGGTGGTGATTTTATATTGGCGATCTCAGCCAACGACCCTACTCCCTATTTTAAAGAAAAAGGATTTCCCGTTGTTA